A stretch of Cicer arietinum cultivar CDC Frontier isolate Library 1 chromosome 5, Cicar.CDCFrontier_v2.0, whole genome shotgun sequence DNA encodes these proteins:
- the LOC101503414 gene encoding CDPK-related kinase 4-like, which produces MGHCCSKNIAVNNETVATDHNLKTPNHAASPASQPTGNSVSGVSDATPGRYTPATSFSTSPFNSPLPAGVAPSPAKTPGRKFRWPLPPPSPAKPIMAALRRRQGKTKPKDGPIPEEQGGEGGEGERSLDKSFGYGKNFGAKFELVKEVGRGHFGHTCWAKGKKGELKGQSVAVKIITKAKMTSAIAIEDVRREVKMLKALSGHRNLVKFYDAFEDVNNVYIVMELCEGGELLDRILERGGRYTEKDAKAILVQILSVVAFCHLQGVVHRDLKPENFLFVSKDEDSVMKVIDFGLSDFVRPDQRLNDIVGSAYYVAPEVLHRSYSVEGDLWSIGVISYILLCGSRPFWARTESGIFRSVLRANPNFDDTPWPSISPEAKDFVKRLLNKDHRKRMSAAQALSHPWLRDERNVIPLDILIYKLVKSYVRASPLKRAALKALSKALPEDELTYLRTQFSLLEPKDGCVSLENFRVALMKNATDAMKEARVPDILNLMEPLSYKKMDFEEFCAAAISVYQLEVHPEWDKIATTAFEYFDETGNRVISLEELAQEMNLGPSAYALMGDWIRKSDGKLSLVGYTKYMHGVTIRSSNTRHRQQ; this is translated from the exons ATGGGTCATTGCTGCAGCAAAAACATTGCAGTCAACAACGAAACCGTCGCCACCGATCACAACCTCAAAACGCCCAATCACGCGGCATCACCAGCTTCACAACCTACTGGAAATTCAGTCTCCGGCGTAAGCGATGCAACTCCGGGAAGATACACGCCGGCGACGTCGTTCTCCACCAGTCCTTTCAACAGTCCTCTTCCGGCAGGTGTGGCGCCGTCGCCGGCGAAGACTCCGGGAAGAAAATTCAGGTGGCCTCTTCCTCCGCCTTCTCCGGCGAAGCCGATAATGGCGGCGTTGAGGCGGCGGCAGGGGAAGACGAAACCGAAAGACGGACCAATACCGGAGGAGCAAGGGGGGGAAGGTGGGGAAGGAGAGAGGTCGTTGGATAAGAGTTTTGGGTATGGGAAGAATTTCGGTGCCAAATTTGAGCTTGTGAAGGAAGTTGGTCGAGGGCATTTTGGTCATACTTGTTGGGCTAAAGGGAAAAAAGGTGAACTTAAGGGACAATCAGTGGCTGTGAAAATCATAACCAAAGCTAAG ATGACTTCGGCTATAGCAATTGAAGATGTTAGGAGGGAGGTGAAAATGTTGAAAGCCTTATCTGGACATAGGAATTTGGTCAAGTTTTATGATGCATTTGAGGATGTGAATAACGTCTACATTGTGATGGA GTTGTGCGAGGGTGGAGAATTACTGGACAGAATTCTAGAAAG agGTGGAAGATACACCGAGAAAGACGCCAAAGCTATTCTTGTACAAATTCTGAGTGTAGTTGCCTTTTGTCATCTTCAGGGAGTGGTTCATCGCGATCTAAAACCAGAG aattttctttttgtgtCAAAAGACGAGGATTCTGTTATGAAAGTTATTGATTTTGGTCTATCCGATTTTGTTAGGCCAG ATCAACGCCTCAATGATATTGTTGGTAGTGCCTACTATGTTGCACCTGAAGTGCTCCATAGATCTTACAGTGTCGAAGGAGACTTATGGAGTATTGGAGTTATATCGTACATATTGTTATGTGGAAGTAGACCGTTTTGGGCACGGACTGAATCTGGAATCTTCCGCTCTGTGTTAAGAGCAAATCCTAACTTTGACGATACACCTTGGCCATCAATATCGCCCGAAGCTAAAGACTTCGTGAAGAGACTTTTGAACAAGGACCACAGGAAAAGGATGAGTGCTGCTCAAGCTCTAT CTCACCCATGGTTGAGAGACGAAAGAAATGTCATTCCTTTAGATATTTTGATTTACAAGTTAGTCAAGTCATATGTGCGTGCCTCACCTTTGAAACGTGCGGCATTGAAG GCTCTCTCAAAAGCATTACCAGAGGATGAGCTTACTTACCTTAGAACACAATTTAGCCTCTTGGAACCCAAAGATGGTTGTGTTTCGCTTGAGAATTTCAGAGTT GCTCTCATGAAAAATGCAACTGATGCGATGAAGGAAGCAAGGGTCCCTGACATTCTAAATTTG ATGGAGCCACTCTCCTATAAAAAAATGGACTTCGAAGAGTTTTGTGCTGCTGCAATCAGTGTATACCAGCTGGAAGTTCATCCAGAATGGGATAAAATAGCCACTACAGCTTTTGAATATTTCGACGAGACAGGGAACCGAGTCATTTCGCTCGAGGAGTTGGCACAG GAAATGAATTTGGGTCCTTCTGCTTATGCATTAATGGGCGATTGGATCAGAAAATCGGATGGAAAACTCAGCTTGGTCGGATATACAAAGTATATGCATGGTGTCACAATTCGTAGTTCGAATACAAGACACCGACAGCAATGA